In a genomic window of Chthonomonadales bacterium:
- a CDS encoding HAD family hydrolase: METPFVGARAALFDLDGTLIETHIDFGQMKHEVLRLAEAHGVDRAPLEPLDILSAVEAGREARKVAAGEWAARAFRMEAFALLERIEAAQCASPIPIAGAGELLHHLRLRGVAVGIVTRNCARVSRRLLEAGGLACDVLVTRDDVERPKPDPGHLRAALRAMGFGGEGDARTASVMVGDHWMDVAAGRAAGLWTVGILRGREPAAFAPAAPDLLVPSMAALAERVCGRAGA; this comes from the coding sequence GTGGAGACCCCCTTCGTCGGCGCCCGAGCGGCCCTGTTCGACCTCGACGGCACGCTGATCGAGACGCACATCGACTTCGGCCAGATGAAGCACGAGGTGCTGCGCTTGGCGGAGGCGCACGGCGTCGATCGCGCGCCTCTGGAGCCGCTCGACATCCTCTCGGCGGTTGAGGCGGGGCGCGAGGCGCGCAAGGTTGCGGCCGGCGAGTGGGCTGCGCGGGCGTTCCGCATGGAGGCGTTCGCGCTTCTTGAACGAATCGAGGCGGCGCAGTGCGCCTCTCCGATCCCCATCGCCGGGGCGGGCGAGTTGCTCCACCATCTGCGGCTGCGCGGCGTGGCGGTCGGGATCGTGACTCGGAACTGTGCGCGTGTGTCGCGCCGACTGCTCGAGGCCGGCGGCCTCGCCTGCGACGTGCTCGTGACGCGCGACGACGTCGAGCGCCCCAAGCCGGACCCGGGCCATCTGCGCGCCGCACTCCGCGCGATGGGGTTCGGCGGCGAGGGCGACGCGCGCACGGCCAGCGTCATGGTAGGCGACCACTGGATGGACGTGGCGGCGGGCCGCGCGGCCGGGCTCTGGACGGTGGGCATCCTGCGCGGCCGCGAGCCCGCCGCCTTCGCGCCCGCCGCGCCCGACCTGCTGGTGCCAAGCATGGCGGCCCTCGCCGAGCGCGTGTGCGGCCGGGCGGGGGCATGA
- a CDS encoding amidohydrolase family protein, whose protein sequence is MSHDAEGPHPGRLRLPPGSPPVSDIASFCSHEHWGSIASIGMAAEGFRADTEAGALPFRRTGLRDLLLDPYLGGWAAAARPPGSGPPADDAPLTAVLADLAPHRLTGAFRCLRRGIAALHGHDIIAADAGALERLDAAIAMRYDRLFDWHRHAMAVARLAHPVRPVHPEYYLRRPSEAPADDEARLIHTVMRVDGLMSFWQPASPRREALARAVGVDPADAPSWSEFVGRLLELAARGGAVGIKQLQAYTRPLAFEPRDDSAIRWRGDLDGTEARAFEDWVMHACCRHAHDRGWPHQVHVGTHNLAQSSPLPLAALARRYPRMKIVLLHCWPFLSEAGWLAKHHANVHLDTCWQAVLNPAFLGDALRQWLGYVPLHKVTCGHDATSIEMAAGSALFTREAVAAAVSGGALGCARDDAGRAATALLHDNAARLYGVGEPASA, encoded by the coding sequence ATGAGCCACGATGCCGAGGGGCCGCACCCGGGCCGCCTGCGCCTGCCGCCGGGATCGCCCCCCGTTTCCGACATTGCGAGCTTTTGCTCCCACGAGCACTGGGGCAGCATCGCGTCGATCGGCATGGCCGCCGAGGGTTTCCGCGCCGACACGGAGGCGGGCGCACTGCCCTTCCGGCGCACGGGCCTGCGCGATCTTCTGCTGGATCCCTACCTCGGCGGCTGGGCCGCCGCCGCGCGCCCGCCCGGATCGGGCCCTCCGGCCGACGACGCGCCGCTCACGGCCGTGCTTGCCGACCTCGCCCCCCATCGACTCACCGGCGCCTTCCGGTGCCTGCGCCGCGGCATCGCCGCCCTGCACGGCCACGACATCATCGCCGCAGATGCCGGCGCACTCGAGCGTCTCGACGCGGCGATTGCCATGCGCTACGATCGTCTCTTCGATTGGCACCGCCATGCCATGGCGGTGGCGCGCCTCGCCCATCCCGTGCGGCCGGTGCACCCCGAGTACTATCTGCGCCGGCCGTCCGAGGCGCCGGCCGACGACGAGGCGCGGCTGATCCATACCGTCATGCGCGTGGACGGTCTCATGTCGTTCTGGCAACCCGCCTCGCCCCGGCGTGAGGCACTGGCGCGCGCCGTCGGCGTGGACCCCGCCGATGCGCCGAGCTGGAGCGAGTTCGTCGGTCGGTTGCTGGAACTGGCCGCGCGCGGCGGCGCCGTGGGCATCAAGCAGCTTCAGGCCTACACGCGCCCGCTTGCCTTCGAGCCGCGCGACGACTCCGCCATCCGCTGGCGGGGCGACCTGGACGGCACGGAGGCGCGCGCCTTCGAGGACTGGGTGATGCACGCCTGCTGCCGCCACGCGCACGACCGGGGGTGGCCGCACCAGGTCCATGTCGGAACGCATAACCTGGCCCAGTCCTCGCCGCTCCCTCTCGCGGCGCTCGCGAGGCGCTACCCGCGCATGAAGATCGTGCTGCTGCACTGCTGGCCCTTCCTGTCCGAAGCGGGCTGGCTCGCGAAGCACCACGCCAACGTGCATCTGGACACCTGCTGGCAGGCCGTCCTGAACCCGGCGTTCCTTGGAGACGCTCTGCGACAGTGGCTCGGCTACGTGCCGCTGCACAAGGTAACGTGCGGCCACGACGCCACGTCCATCGAGATGGCGGCCGGATCGGCGCTCTTCACGCGGGAGGCGGTCGCCGCCGCGGTGTCCGGCGGCGCGCTCGGCTGCGCGCGCGACGACGCCGGGCGGGCGGCGACCGCCCTCCTGCACGACAACGCGGCGCGCCTCTACGGCGTGGGCGAGCCCGCATCCGCATGA
- a CDS encoding glycosyltransferase family 2 protein: MTLSIVIVNWNTREYLLGALASIYAHPPPFPFEVVVVDNASQDGSAEAVRERYPRARLLANADNAGYARGNNQGLAEARGRYVLLLNPDVVVPADALERAVRCADSAPDVGAVAVRLASPDGTVQPSVRGFPTPEALLWEVTGLSRLFPQCRRLGAYRMAWFGYDREANVDQPMGTFLLITREALSDVGPLDERFPIFFNEVDWCYRARRRGWRIRFTPQATVTHFGGGSTRQVSAEMAWESRRGLLGFYRKHYASPVFAPVYWIAAASSWLHAWWTARGRTVRAA, translated from the coding sequence ATGACGCTCTCCATCGTGATCGTGAACTGGAACACGCGCGAGTACCTCCTCGGCGCGCTCGCGTCCATCTACGCGCACCCGCCCCCCTTCCCGTTCGAGGTGGTGGTGGTGGACAACGCCTCGCAGGATGGCAGCGCGGAGGCTGTCCGCGAGCGCTACCCGCGGGCGCGCCTGCTGGCGAACGCCGACAACGCGGGCTATGCGCGGGGCAACAACCAGGGGTTGGCGGAGGCGCGTGGACGGTACGTGCTGCTGCTGAACCCGGATGTGGTGGTGCCCGCTGACGCGCTGGAGAGGGCCGTGCGATGCGCCGATAGCGCGCCGGACGTGGGGGCCGTCGCGGTGCGGCTCGCGAGCCCCGACGGCACCGTTCAGCCGTCCGTGCGCGGCTTCCCCACTCCGGAGGCCCTGCTGTGGGAGGTAACTGGACTCAGCCGGCTATTCCCGCAGTGCCGCCGCCTTGGCGCCTACCGCATGGCGTGGTTCGGGTACGATCGAGAGGCGAACGTGGACCAGCCGATGGGCACCTTCCTGTTGATTACCCGGGAGGCGCTTTCGGACGTTGGTCCTCTGGACGAGCGGTTCCCGATCTTCTTCAACGAGGTGGACTGGTGCTACCGCGCGAGGCGCCGGGGATGGCGAATCCGGTTCACGCCGCAGGCCACGGTGACCCACTTCGGCGGCGGGAGCACGCGGCAGGTGAGCGCGGAGATGGCCTGGGAGTCGCGCCGTGGCCTGCTCGGCTTTTATCGCAAGCATTACGCGTCGCCCGTCTTCGCCCCCGTATACTGGATCGCGGCCGCCTCGTCATGGCTGCACGCCTGGTGGACGGCTCGAGGGCGGACCGTGCGCGCCGCATGA
- a CDS encoding glycosyltransferase family 2 protein, which yields MTEARGDVDLTIIIINWNTRDELRDSLASIRARPHRHTVEVVVSDNASSDGSRAMLAEEFADVRLIVSPSNAGFGAGNNRAIPAARGRFVMFLNSDTIVTPGALDSLVEFADAHPDIGIVGPRLLNRDGSLQYSCRHFPNLGTGFFRNTPLGRLFPRNRFNQDYLLTDWDHATERDVDWVSGAALMIRREALDRLGGFDEGFFMYCEDVDLCYRAHEAGWRVVYQPNAVIYHIIGRSTDKVPTRMTYHFHKSMYRFYQKHYRERTPILVRPLIVPGLVARATGQIVRYRWRHLRRRLRGA from the coding sequence TTGACGGAAGCCCGCGGCGACGTGGACCTTACGATCATCATCATCAACTGGAACACGCGAGACGAGTTACGGGACAGCCTGGCCTCGATCCGCGCGCGACCGCACCGGCACACCGTGGAAGTGGTGGTCTCCGACAACGCCTCCTCGGACGGCAGTCGCGCGATGCTCGCCGAGGAGTTCGCCGACGTTCGGCTGATCGTCAGTCCAAGCAACGCGGGCTTCGGCGCCGGCAACAACCGCGCCATCCCGGCGGCGCGCGGGCGCTTCGTTATGTTCCTGAACTCCGACACCATCGTCACGCCGGGCGCCCTGGATTCCCTCGTCGAGTTCGCCGACGCGCACCCGGACATCGGCATCGTGGGGCCCAGGCTCCTGAACAGGGACGGCAGCCTTCAGTACTCGTGCCGGCACTTCCCGAACCTGGGCACGGGCTTCTTCCGCAACACGCCACTGGGTCGCCTCTTCCCGCGCAACCGCTTCAACCAGGACTACCTGCTCACCGACTGGGACCACGCCACCGAGCGCGACGTGGACTGGGTTTCGGGCGCGGCGCTGATGATCCGCCGGGAGGCGCTCGATCGGCTCGGGGGCTTCGACGAGGGCTTCTTCATGTACTGCGAGGACGTTGACCTCTGCTACCGCGCGCACGAGGCCGGCTGGCGGGTGGTGTACCAGCCGAACGCGGTGATCTACCATATCATCGGGAGGAGCACCGACAAGGTGCCGACGCGCATGACCTACCACTTCCACAAGAGCATGTACCGCTTCTATCAGAAGCACTATCGGGAGCGCACGCCGATCCTCGTCCGGCCGCTCATCGTTCCTGGCCTCGTCGCGCGCGCAACCGGACAGATCGTGCGCTATCGGTGGCGCCACCTGCGGCGGCGTCTCCGAGGAGCCTGA